ATGACGAGCCCGGCGGTCGCGGTGCCGAGGACGGCCGACGCGGCGAGGAACGCCCGCGTGGTGCGCGCGTGCCGCAGCAGGCGCGGATCGAGCGGCTTCATCCGATCGGGCTCTTCCGCGTCGCGGGCTCCCCGGGCCGTCCGGTCTTCCCGCTCTTCGCCGCCTTCGCGGCCGGGATCTGCGCGGTGCCGATCCGCTTGCGGAACACCCAGTACGTCCAGCCCTGGTAGATCATCACGATCGGGGTGAACACCAGTGCCACCCACGTCATGATCTCCAGCGTGTAGGCGCTGGACGCCGCGTTCTGCGTGGTCAGACTGTTCGCGGCGGTGGTCGTGGACGGCATCACGTCGGGGAACAGCGACCCGAACAGCGTGACGAAGGCGAGCACGACGGCCGTCCCGGTGCCGATGAACGCCCAGCCCTCGCGGCCGCGCGCGTTCGCGGCGGCGGCCCCGGCGAGCCCGGCGGCGACGCCCGCGACCGCGAGCCACGTCCACGACTTGCCGTACTGCGTCTGCGTGACCAGCAGGAACGACCCGGCGACGACGAGTGCGGCGACGGCGGCGACGCGCGCGACGCTTCGCGCGTGCAGGCGGACGTTCCCGGTCGTCTTCAGCGCGATGAACACGGCGCCGTGCAGGACGAACAGGGTGAGCGTCGTGAGCCCGCCGAGCAGCGCGTACGGGTTGAGCAGGTCGAGGAGCGTCCCGGCGTACTCGTGGTCGGCGTCGAGCGGGACGCCCCGGACGATGTTCGCGAACGCGACGCCCCACAGGAACGCGGGGAGCACGCTGCCCCAGAAGATGGCGCGGTCCCAGCGGGCGCGCCACCGGGCGTCGTCCCGCTTGCCCCGGTACTCGAACGCGACGCCGCGCACGATCAGCGCCAGCAGGATCAGCAGCAGCGGCAGGTAGAAGCCGCTGAACAGGGTCGCGTACCACTCGGGGAACGCGGCGAACATCGACGCGCCCGC
The nucleotide sequence above comes from Actinomadura algeriensis. Encoded proteins:
- the cydB gene encoding cytochrome d ubiquinol oxidase subunit II, with the translated sequence MDLTTAWFLIIAFLWIGYFFLEGFDFGVGMLLPVLGRDDVRRRVVINTIGPVWDGNEVWFIVAGASMFAAFPEWYATLFSGFYLPLLLILLALIVRGVAFEYRGKRDDARWRARWDRAIFWGSVLPAFLWGVAFANIVRGVPLDADHEYAGTLLDLLNPYALLGGLTTLTLFVLHGAVFIALKTTGNVRLHARSVARVAAVAALVVAGSFLLVTQTQYGKSWTWLAVAGVAAGLAGAAAANARGREGWAFIGTGTAVVLAFVTLFGSLFPDVMPSTTTAANSLTTQNAASSAYTLEIMTWVALVFTPIVMIYQGWTYWVFRKRIGTAQIPAAKAAKSGKTGRPGEPATRKSPIG